A genomic stretch from Candidatus Brocadiia bacterium includes:
- the mrdA gene encoding penicillin-binding protein 2, translated as MSQRRLIFIIIIFCIPFILLELQLFRLQVLNGSYYQNQAQKQSTRIEHLQSSRGKIFDRNGYLLAYNEAFFDLYVTPAKLNRQPSSKPTITYEPPERVISRLARITGQKTQPIKSKIDNIEQKIEKMTEGKTPREKRNILRQYRNNKQRFINGINLDVALEVEANPDLFPGISVTEGIRRVYPAKTSAAHIIGYLSNIYEKEYTDYISKNYFRQIVNPQVDDGICEILVNRGDFKDDVVGRSGIEKYYNLSLTGQAGIKIIETDYLYKQRRELSRIPPRHGEDATLTIENKLQHSIEQALHNHIGAAIVMNVHSGEILALVSSPYYDPNKLLSPVSEETVQYVFNSPFRPLYNRAVSGEYALGSVFKIITGLSALEEKKITPNTTFFCDGYFSRSSKHFKCWIADSGREHGRLNIVEGLTFSCNVFFFNTGKVTGADAVLKWARLFGFGQLTGIDLPGENKGAVPDPAVGAERGSRKWGTADTLNISIGQGDLMVTPIQVVRMMAAVANGGTLVTPHITRNLSTNFNTTKINVSEKNLDIIREGLYGVVNAEHGTASGRGLNGFSVCGKTSTAQAGKGKSHGWFAGFGPYPKPQLAFVVVVEHGGKGSEAAAPIAGEFMPYALACISREKDKK; from the coding sequence ATGTCCCAGCGAAGACTCATTTTTATCATAATAATATTCTGCATCCCTTTCATACTGCTGGAATTGCAGCTCTTCAGGCTTCAGGTGCTCAACGGTTCCTACTATCAAAACCAGGCGCAGAAACAAAGCACCCGAATAGAGCATCTGCAGTCCAGCCGGGGCAAGATATTCGACCGCAACGGTTACCTTCTGGCTTACAACGAAGCGTTTTTCGATCTCTATGTTACTCCAGCCAAACTAAACCGGCAGCCATCATCCAAACCAACCATTACCTATGAGCCGCCGGAGCGGGTAATCAGCCGGCTGGCCAGGATAACCGGACAAAAAACACAGCCTATCAAATCGAAGATAGACAACATCGAACAGAAAATAGAGAAAATGACCGAAGGAAAAACTCCCCGGGAAAAACGCAATATCCTCAGGCAATACCGCAATAACAAACAACGCTTTATTAACGGCATCAATCTCGATGTCGCCCTTGAGGTCGAAGCAAACCCCGATCTTTTCCCCGGTATAAGCGTGACCGAAGGCATTAGGCGGGTATACCCGGCCAAAACCAGCGCGGCCCACATCATAGGCTACCTGAGTAATATCTATGAAAAGGAATACACCGATTACATAAGCAAAAACTACTTCCGCCAGATTGTCAATCCCCAGGTTGACGACGGTATCTGCGAAATACTGGTCAACCGCGGTGATTTCAAGGATGACGTCGTCGGCCGGTCCGGCATAGAAAAATACTACAACCTCAGCCTAACCGGACAGGCCGGCATAAAAATAATAGAAACGGACTATCTTTACAAACAGCGCCGTGAACTCAGCCGGATTCCGCCCCGGCACGGCGAAGACGCCACCCTGACCATAGAAAACAAACTTCAGCATTCCATCGAACAGGCGCTCCATAACCACATCGGTGCGGCCATCGTCATGAATGTGCACAGCGGCGAAATCCTGGCCCTGGTCAGCTCCCCTTATTACGACCCCAACAAGCTTCTCTCGCCGGTTTCCGAAGAAACCGTCCAATACGTCTTCAACAGCCCTTTCCGCCCTCTTTATAACCGGGCGGTCAGCGGCGAATACGCGCTCGGCTCCGTATTCAAGATCATCACCGGCCTGTCCGCGCTCGAGGAAAAGAAAATCACCCCGAACACCACCTTCTTCTGCGACGGTTATTTCTCAAGAAGCTCCAAGCATTTCAAGTGTTGGATAGCCGATTCCGGCCGCGAGCACGGCCGGCTGAACATCGTAGAAGGACTGACCTTCTCCTGCAACGTATTCTTCTTCAACACCGGCAAAGTAACCGGCGCCGACGCCGTTTTAAAATGGGCCAGACTTTTCGGGTTCGGCCAGCTTACGGGCATCGACCTGCCCGGCGAGAACAAAGGCGCAGTGCCCGACCCGGCTGTGGGCGCCGAGCGCGGCAGCCGCAAATGGGGCACGGCCGACACCCTCAATATATCCATCGGACAGGGCGACCTGATGGTCACGCCCATCCAGGTGGTCCGGATGATGGCCGCCGTCGCTAACGGCGGCACGCTGGTCACACCGCATATCACCCGCAATTTATCGACTAATTTTAATACCACAAAAATAAACGTGTCCGAGAAAAACCTGGACATCATCCGGGAAGGCTTGTACGGCGTGGTCAATGCCGAGCACGGCACGGCCAGCGGCCGCGGCCTGAACGGTTTCTCGGTCTGCGGCAAGACCTCCACCGCCCAAGCCGGCAAAGGCAAAAGCCACGGCTGGTTCGCCGGTTTCGGACCCTATCCCAAGCCGCAACTGGCCTTCGTGGTCGTGGTCGAGCACGGCGGCAAAGGCAGTGAGGCGGCCGCTCCGATTGCCGGAGAATTTATGCCTTACGCGCTGGCCTGCATATCGCGCGAGAAAGATAAGAAATGA
- the rodA gene encoding rod shape-determining protein RodA, with protein sequence MKSRLVIENWVNIITMLLLTVIGIICMWSIIPSSAEMFESHQPITSSVIIRLLAFQPAKQTLFAILSLLVFMLVLKINYYKLKDYSWFMYLSVLILLVALLGLGRFVQGSRRWFSLGPVAFQPSEFMKIATVFVVAQIIMHKQNLNRLSGLIIPFILTVIPMGLILLQPDLGTSLLFMPALFVMLFVGGARLKYLVIAIVLIVLSFPVAYMWGLKDYQKSRIKVFIDPSKSPSSDGYQLLSSRTAVGAGGFMGRAWGGNENTTSVFVPERHNDFVFTIIAEEWGFVGASLVVVLYLILLLSALLIAATTREPFGRLTIAGLTTILAIQIFINIGMTIGLAPVTGMTLPFISYGGSSLMSSFIIMAIINNIRMHQLPSFAYRDFE encoded by the coding sequence ATGAAATCCCGGCTGGTTATTGAAAACTGGGTCAATATCATAACGATGCTGCTCCTGACCGTCATCGGCATCATCTGTATGTGGAGCATCATTCCTTCTTCGGCCGAGATGTTCGAAAGCCACCAACCCATAACCTCAAGCGTCATAATACGCCTGCTGGCATTTCAACCCGCCAAACAAACCCTCTTTGCCATCCTCAGTCTGCTGGTGTTCATGCTGGTCCTGAAAATAAACTACTACAAGCTCAAGGATTATTCCTGGTTTATGTATCTGAGCGTGCTGATTTTACTGGTAGCCCTGCTGGGTCTGGGCCGGTTTGTCCAGGGCTCCCGGCGCTGGTTCTCACTCGGCCCGGTGGCCTTCCAACCGTCCGAGTTCATGAAAATAGCCACGGTTTTCGTCGTCGCACAGATTATCATGCACAAGCAAAACCTTAACCGGCTGAGCGGTTTGATAATACCTTTCATCCTGACCGTAATACCCATGGGTTTGATACTGCTCCAACCCGACCTGGGCACATCGCTGCTTTTCATGCCGGCTTTATTTGTCATGCTCTTTGTCGGCGGCGCCAGATTGAAATATCTGGTCATTGCTATAGTGCTGATTGTGCTTTCATTCCCGGTCGCTTATATGTGGGGGCTTAAGGATTACCAGAAATCACGGATTAAGGTATTCATCGACCCGTCCAAATCGCCGTCATCAGACGGCTATCAGCTGTTAAGTTCCCGCACCGCGGTCGGCGCCGGCGGCTTTATGGGCCGCGCCTGGGGCGGCAACGAAAATACCACCTCGGTCTTCGTGCCCGAGCGCCACAACGATTTCGTATTCACCATCATTGCCGAGGAATGGGGCTTCGTCGGCGCCTCACTGGTGGTCGTCTTATACCTGATACTGCTCCTGTCAGCCCTGCTTATCGCCGCCACCACCCGGGAACCGTTCGGACGGCTGACCATTGCCGGACTGACCACCATCTTAGCCATACAGATATTCATCAATATCGGCATGACCATCGGCCTGGCCCCGGTCACCGGAATGACACTGCCCTTCATCTCTTACGGCGGCTCGTCGCTGATGTCGTCTTTCATCATTATGGCCATAATAAATAATATCCGGATGCACCAACTGCCCAGCTTTGCCTACAGGGATTTCGAATAA